The genomic stretch ACATTGTGTAACCTGATCTCATCTCAGTTATACAGATGCACCTTTTATCTCTTTGTTTTATCATGATTTTGCTTCATTTAACAGTCTTTGAATTGGActgtatatgtaatatatccTCAATCACTTAGGATTGTTGATTCTAGTTGGGGCAGCATGTTTCATCGTACAGTACACagaaatgtatataatatattttaacaaacctaaattatttattgattcgGAAAACCTGATTAAGTCTCTTTACACTTTAACATTGGCATATAGTAGCAATTGATCCATCATAACTTGCATACAATAGGTGGTGGAAAAGATCTGGCGACAGCTGCAGGCATTGGCGGAATTAAAGAGGAGAAACCATTGGTTCCAGCTCCCTTGCTCAAGGGACATGGTGGAGTTAGCAGTACGTAACGAGAATAAAActatatattttcatcaaatattatcCACAAATATCTTTCATCATTACTGTGGTATTGAAACGTTGGTTACAAAACCCGATTGAAATGTGATAATCTATCAACAGTCGAATGGGTCTCAACTTCACcaataataatgaaacaaaaattttttttttaattgatgtGTGCAGTGATTActtgctgaattttttgtagTTTTGCTTGACTTCTATTTTATATTGAACTTTTACTTTCGAGCGCTTGAGGTTTTTAGGTGATTGTAGTTCTCAGTATGTATGTAATGTAAATGATTTACTTTTACCGTCACTGTAAAGCAACATAAAACTTTACTGCTCTGTTACACTTAGCATTCGTGGAACCCTCGCCATGTGAGTATTAATTACTTCAGTACTTGTACCTGCTACCGTGATTTCCTCCTCCTTATaatatatcaatattttttttccacctgcATTATGAAAGAACTCATATTGCCTGATTACTGTACTCTGACTGTAATTTTCACAGCATAAtcaaaattcttttatttttgctgtGCAAAACTATAAATACCATACACATGGAATCAGTTTTAAGGTCACATACTCATCACATCCAATTTCGGTGCATTCAAATTTACAAGTAAATTTGGTTGCTCCTTCAACAAATCTTCCTGGCAATGCTCATTCATGATGTAGTCAAATTTAACTCGAATGTAAGTTCTGTTTGTGGCTGATTGTCTATACATCATAAACTGAACAGCAAACTGATTCAAGCTACAAATTCCTGTTTACATACAATAGAAATATTGAATACAACGAGATGAAATGCATTCGGGCTAAACCCTTCCGACCAATTTGTCTTCAGAGTAAAAAATTCCGTGTTTCATTCCGGTTTCAAGCTGACCTTAGCaactgtaacttttttcaaagtcaaactatatgttgcaaaaattactATCCATAATTATGCATTCTACATTTAAAGATATCTAACACGTACAGGTTGGAATATAGGCCCCTTTATCAAGTCTTACACTTCACAATGAGAATTACTTGTTATTTACACATGACGAATTCTTTTGCATTTTAGTACTCAAccaaaaatttgcaaataaacTACCGGGTGGTCTAGTTACAAAAAGCAACGCCGCTCCGGGCTACGAGATGCTTCGTGTCGGTGGGTCTCAGGGGACACCGGCCTTCATGGGTGTAGGTGGAATGGGGCCGGTTGGACAAATGGCTGCTAATAATCCCTATGCATTTCCACCGAGTCTTGCTAGTTTAGCAGGTTACAATCCCGCTGCCCTTTTTCAACATAGTAAGTCACCTTCTGGTatgtgataatttttatttaatcactcatttttgaaattggaaTTATTCGCACGGTGGAGGTAAATTGTGTCTGGActtctgcatttttttttttatgcatgaaaaacttattttatCATTGCATTTCTTGATGTAAAAACATGAAGAGACAAAATATCTTCTTCGCTTGTTCTATTCAAAGTCCTAGAAAGCTCTACCGATTTGTTATATTCAATGACATGAAAAATCATGTTGTAATGTTACTTCGAAACAGTATAATTGGGATTACCTACAGTGAGGCCTTCTTATAACACGGCTGTTCGGGAGTATGAGCTATAATGAGAGTATCACCAATCCTCCGAGACTTGTTATGGAGCGGAAGTGTCCGATCAATTTTACTATATGGTACACGAAGCAAAACACTTCCCCTATGGGTTGCGCGTAGTCTCAGGTCATAGAAGGTGAAGGAAGTTGACTCCTGAGGCTGAAAATCGCGTGAAAACGGGACGTCTTATGACAAGGCCCCACTGTAATAGAAATACTATTAAAGTTGCCAAAAACTGTTGTTAttagttttattcaatttttcgtatGAGTTTCTCTAGAATTCAGctgtatattcaaatatttatagaaaTCAGCAATCATGATTTTTCTTAAAGTTATtagatattttcaacaaaacttTCACTATCGGATTGTACATTTACTAATCACCAACTTACCCATAAATTAGTTTGTGTCGAAATCCGAATCATACCATTTTCTCGTTTATCTAGCAATGGAAATGAGCAATATGATGGGAATGGGTAGTCTAATGGGCCTTGGATCTATGGCTGGTCTAAACCCATTTATGCTGCAACAATTCCTAACCCAAAACGGAATGCATCCAAATTGGTCTGGAGGATTGTCAGGTGATTATTTAAAAGAACTTCAAATAAGTTGCTATACGTTCAATCTCAAAACAACAACCTACCTATAACGTGTTTACTTATCATCTAATTAGGTAAAGCCGTATCTCAATTGTGGATGAATTCCGGTGATCCGggaaaaatgaacatgcagCCGACACTgccagaagaagaagaagtggaTGATGAAGATATGGGTGTTGCAGAAACCTACGCAGATTACATGCCAACAAAATGTAAGATATTGACAAAGATAGATACACTTAGATTTTTGTACAGtgtatttttacaagtttttcgGTGTTcgataataatagaaaattatacaaataaatcaaaaagTGGTATTATCAATGACGAAAGATGTTGTGTTTAGCAAGAATCGTTTCaatataaaatcaaatttcgttttagTAAAACTAGGCCGAAAGCATCCTGATCCTGTTGTGGAAACCGCTTCATTATCTAGCGTGGAGCCGACAGATGTGTGGTATAAAGTTGTCATCCCTGAAGAGATTATTCGGTCCGGCGCCTTGTCCGCGTTGCAATTAGAATCGATAACATATGCATCGCAGCAGCACGAGCACTTATTACCAGATGGTACAAGAGCTGGTTTTCTCATAGGAGATGGAGCTGGAGTAGGAAAAGGTCGAACAATAGCtggaataatatttgaaaattatttaagaGGTAGAAAACGGGCGATCTGGGTATCTGTTTCTAATGATTTGAAATATGATGCTGAACGAGACTTGAAAGACATAGGTGCAGGAAAAATTGAAGTGCATccattgaataaatttaaatatgcGAAGATATCGTCGGCCGTGAATTCAAACGTTAAGAAAGGTGTTATATTCAGTACTTACTCAGCCCTCATCGGCGAATCTTCTCAAAGTGGGGGTAAATACAAAAGCCGACTGAAGCAGCTATTACAGTGGTGTGGCGAAGACTTTGATGGGTTAATTGTGTTTGATGAGTGTCACAGAGCGAAAAATCTCTGTCCTACTGGTAGTTCAAAACCAACAAAAACTGGCCTTACGGTATTAGAACTTCAAAACAAATTGCCTAAGGCACGTGTTGTATACGCTTCCGCGACGGGTGCGTCGGAACCAAGGAATATGGCTTACATGGTGAGATGTGGTATGTGGGGGGAAGGGACACCTTTTCCGGAATTCACTGACTTCATCGCTGCTGTAGAAAAAAGAGGTGTTGGCGCTATGGAAATTGTAGCTATGGACATGAAGCTGAGAGGAATGTATATAGCCAGACAGCTCAGCTTTCACGGTGTGGcattcaaaattgaagaagTTCCTTTATccaaagaatttacaaaagtGTACGACACTTCTGTGAAACTGGTGAGTGTAAACTTTttaccaatatttttttctccaaagcTGCGACACTTTTAGAAAACCAATAAACGTGAGGGCATCTGATTAGGTATGAAAAATTCCAGAAATTTCGGATACATGTACAGTTTTCATTAAATTCCCAGTCGTAAGTGTTTTTCAATCTCTGGTCACCCTTTTGTAGCAGCAAACTCATTCCTATTGTTAATAATACGGTTACATGATGTTTCAGTGGGTTGAAGCTATGCAGAAATTTCAAGAGGCTGCTGAACTTATTGATGCCGaaaacagaatgaaaaaaacaatgtgGGGACAATTCTGGTCTTCGcatcaaagatttttcaagTATCTTTGTATAGCTGCTAAAGTTAAACATGCGGTAGCAGTTGCTCGTGAAGCAGTGAAATGTGGCAAATGTGTCGTGATAGGTCTACAATCTACTGGAGAAGCCCGTACCTTAGAACAACTAGAGAGAGATGATGGAGAACTCAGTGACTTTGTCTCAACAGCCAAGTAAGAATGAACGTATTCTttgtattgttattttttgttcgttttgtttgtagattataatatttctataatgatttgaacgaaaacatttttgaagGGTTAATCTATAATCAATGGCTTTATTATTTGAAGGGGAGTTCTTCAAACTCTGGTGGAAAAACACTTCCCAGCACCTGATCGAAATCGAATACATCGATTACTTGGTCTTGAGCCACCGAAATCCGGCAAATCTCATAATGGGGACTTTGAGGAAGCAGGAGGTTCAACAGGAAAACGCAAACCAGTGCGTCAAGCTGCACAGAGAGCATCGAAAAAGGTCAAGACATGGTCTACCGATGATGATGTGTCTGAGGATGACAGAAATGGCGGTGGTCGGAGTTCTGGATCGGAGTTTAAACTCTCTGGAACTGAAAGTGAAGATGATAATCGTAGCGACGATGAAAGTAACGCTAGTTCTGACTTTAATCCCTTCTACAGTGACAGTGATTCTGATGCAGGTAATCCTAGATACGTTTTATAAGTTTGGTGATTTTCCATGAGATACACAATATGTCGTGTACACGTATTAGTTTAATATACGTATAGTGTGTTGAAAAGCGATGGTGTTGTTTAAGGTTCT from Neodiprion virginianus isolate iyNeoVirg1 chromosome 3, iyNeoVirg1.1, whole genome shotgun sequence encodes the following:
- the LOC124300893 gene encoding protein strawberry notch isoform X5 — encoded protein: MPRPKRTSTKRYKAEEVSEDSSAGSGSDFDDDEDPDKIEVPGGGKDLATAAGIGGIKEEKPLVPAPLLKGHGGVSILNQKFANKLPGGLVTKSNAAPGYEMLRVGGSQGTPAFMGVGGMGPVGQMAANNPYAFPPSLASLAGYNPAALFQHTMEMSNMMGMGSLMGLGSMAGLNPFMLQQFLTQNGMHPNWSGGLSGKAVSQLWMNSGDPGKMNMQPTLPEEEEVDDEDMGVAETYADYMPTKLKLGRKHPDPVVETASLSSVEPTDVWYKVVIPEEIIRSGALSALQLESITYASQQHEHLLPDGTRAGFLIGDGAGVGKGRTIAGIIFENYLRGRKRAIWVSVSNDLKYDAERDLKDIGAGKIEVHPLNKFKYAKISSAVNSNVKKGVIFSTYSALIGESSQSGGKYKSRLKQLLQWCGEDFDGLIVFDECHRAKNLCPTGSSKPTKTGLTVLELQNKLPKARVVYASATGASEPRNMAYMVRCGMWGEGTPFPEFTDFIAAVEKRGVGAMEIVAMDMKLRGMYIARQLSFHGVAFKIEEVPLSKEFTKVYDTSVKLWVEAMQKFQEAAELIDAENRMKKTMWGQFWSSHQRFFKYLCIAAKVKHAVAVAREAVKCGKCVVIGLQSTGEARTLEQLERDDGELSDFVSTAKGVLQTLVEKHFPAPDRNRIHRLLGLEPPKSGKSHNGDFEEAGGSTGKRKPVRQAAQRASKKVKTWSTDDDVSEDDRNGGGRSSGSEFKLSGTESEDDNRSDDESNASSDFNPFYSDSDSDADPWDRRKKKGKKHKKSPKKRLSTQDKIQSMLASKTSHNKNKRNGESGMGMPGMGLSMSQAPPRDAIERACCIKEELLAQIESLGDKLPPNTLDQLIDELGGPENVAEMTGRKGRVVQTEDGAIQYESRSEVDVPLETLNLTEKQRFMDGEKTVAIISEAASSGISLQSDRRARNQMRRVHITLELPWSADRAIQQFGRTHRSNQVNAPEYIFLISDLAGERRFASIVAKRLESLGALTHGDRRATETRDLSQFNIDNKYGRAALEATMKTIMGYESPLVPPPQDYKGDFFKDVADALVGVGLICNSESMPGVLTLDKDYNNMSKFLNRILGMPVDLQNRLFKYFTDTLNAIVTQAKKTGRFDMGILDLGTSGENVKRVKLYRFLRKHATGIAPTELHIVHVERGMSWAEAMDRWESLTGSKEGFYLSHQVRNGKQTAILAVAVESGKKKGENRKDHLYTVYRPNTGLQLRQETLGELEKKYKKVETEEAEPHWTQQYDASVDTCSHAYWRGNCKNTTLGLDCEVGLRRRSYNVLAGSVLSVWSRVENVLATRSGHNSKMQVVRLRTDESLKIVGTLIPKSCMEALREALSSDAEKTEEQTF
- the LOC124300893 gene encoding protein strawberry notch isoform X6, yielding MPRPKRTSTKRYKAEEVSEDSSAGSGSDFDDDEDPDKIEVPVLNQKFANKLPGGLVTKSNAAPGYEMLRVGGSQGTPAFMGVGGMGPVGQMAANNPYAFPPSLASLAGYNPAALFQHSKSPSAMEMSNMMGMGSLMGLGSMAGLNPFMLQQFLTQNGMHPNWSGGLSGKAVSQLWMNSGDPGKMNMQPTLPEEEEVDDEDMGVAETYADYMPTKLKLGRKHPDPVVETASLSSVEPTDVWYKVVIPEEIIRSGALSALQLESITYASQQHEHLLPDGTRAGFLIGDGAGVGKGRTIAGIIFENYLRGRKRAIWVSVSNDLKYDAERDLKDIGAGKIEVHPLNKFKYAKISSAVNSNVKKGVIFSTYSALIGESSQSGGKYKSRLKQLLQWCGEDFDGLIVFDECHRAKNLCPTGSSKPTKTGLTVLELQNKLPKARVVYASATGASEPRNMAYMVRCGMWGEGTPFPEFTDFIAAVEKRGVGAMEIVAMDMKLRGMYIARQLSFHGVAFKIEEVPLSKEFTKVYDTSVKLWVEAMQKFQEAAELIDAENRMKKTMWGQFWSSHQRFFKYLCIAAKVKHAVAVAREAVKCGKCVVIGLQSTGEARTLEQLERDDGELSDFVSTAKGVLQTLVEKHFPAPDRNRIHRLLGLEPPKSGKSHNGDFEEAGGSTGKRKPVRQAAQRASKKVKTWSTDDDVSEDDRNGGGRSSGSEFKLSGTESEDDNRSDDESNASSDFNPFYSDSDSDADPWDRRKKKGKKHKKSPKKRLSTQDKIQSMLASKTSHNKNKRNGESGMGMPGMGLSMSQAPPRDAIERACCIKEELLAQIESLGDKLPPNTLDQLIDELGGPENVAEMTGRKGRVVQTEDGAIQYESRSEVDVPLETLNLTEKQRFMDGEKTVAIISEAASSGISLQSDRRARNQMRRVHITLELPWSADRAIQQFGRTHRSNQVNAPEYIFLISDLAGERRFASIVAKRLESLGALTHGDRRATETRDLSQFNIDNKYGRAALEATMKTIMGYESPLVPPPQDYKGDFFKDVADALVGVGLICNSESMPGVLTLDKDYNNMSKFLNRILGMPVDLQNRLFKYFTDTLNAIVTQAKKTGRFDMGILDLGTSGENVKRVKLYRFLRKHATGIAPTELHIVHVERGMSWAEAMDRWESLTGSKEGFYLSHQVRNGKQTAILAVAVESGKKKGENRKDHLYTVYRPNTGLQLRQETLGELEKKYKKVETEEAEPHWTQQYDASVDTCSHAYWRGNCKNTTLGLDCEVGLRRRSYNVLAGSVLSVWSRVENVLATRSGHNSKMQVVRLRTDESLKIVGTLIPKSCMEALREALSSDAEKTEEQTF
- the LOC124300893 gene encoding protein strawberry notch isoform X2 — encoded protein: MPRPKRTSTKRYKAEEVSEDSSAGSGSDFDDDEDPDKIEVPGGGKDLATAAGIGGIKEEKPLVPAPLLKGHGGVSTFVEPSPLLNQKFANKLPGGLVTKSNAAPGYEMLRVGGSQGTPAFMGVGGMGPVGQMAANNPYAFPPSLASLAGYNPAALFQHTMEMSNMMGMGSLMGLGSMAGLNPFMLQQFLTQNGMHPNWSGGLSGKAVSQLWMNSGDPGKMNMQPTLPEEEEVDDEDMGVAETYADYMPTKLKLGRKHPDPVVETASLSSVEPTDVWYKVVIPEEIIRSGALSALQLESITYASQQHEHLLPDGTRAGFLIGDGAGVGKGRTIAGIIFENYLRGRKRAIWVSVSNDLKYDAERDLKDIGAGKIEVHPLNKFKYAKISSAVNSNVKKGVIFSTYSALIGESSQSGGKYKSRLKQLLQWCGEDFDGLIVFDECHRAKNLCPTGSSKPTKTGLTVLELQNKLPKARVVYASATGASEPRNMAYMVRCGMWGEGTPFPEFTDFIAAVEKRGVGAMEIVAMDMKLRGMYIARQLSFHGVAFKIEEVPLSKEFTKVYDTSVKLWVEAMQKFQEAAELIDAENRMKKTMWGQFWSSHQRFFKYLCIAAKVKHAVAVAREAVKCGKCVVIGLQSTGEARTLEQLERDDGELSDFVSTAKGVLQTLVEKHFPAPDRNRIHRLLGLEPPKSGKSHNGDFEEAGGSTGKRKPVRQAAQRASKKVKTWSTDDDVSEDDRNGGGRSSGSEFKLSGTESEDDNRSDDESNASSDFNPFYSDSDSDADPWDRRKKKGKKHKKSPKKRLSTQDKIQSMLASKTSHNKNKRNGESGMGMPGMGLSMSQAPPRDAIERACCIKEELLAQIESLGDKLPPNTLDQLIDELGGPENVAEMTGRKGRVVQTEDGAIQYESRSEVDVPLETLNLTEKQRFMDGEKTVAIISEAASSGISLQSDRRARNQMRRVHITLELPWSADRAIQQFGRTHRSNQVNAPEYIFLISDLAGERRFASIVAKRLESLGALTHGDRRATETRDLSQFNIDNKYGRAALEATMKTIMGYESPLVPPPQDYKGDFFKDVADALVGVGLICNSESMPGVLTLDKDYNNMSKFLNRILGMPVDLQNRLFKYFTDTLNAIVTQAKKTGRFDMGILDLGTSGENVKRVKLYRFLRKHATGIAPTELHIVHVERGMSWAEAMDRWESLTGSKEGFYLSHQVRNGKQTAILAVAVESGKKKGENRKDHLYTVYRPNTGLQLRQETLGELEKKYKKVETEEAEPHWTQQYDASVDTCSHAYWRGNCKNTTLGLDCEVGLRRRSYNVLAGSVLSVWSRVENVLATRSGHNSKMQVVRLRTDESLKIVGTLIPKSCMEALREALSSDAEKTEEQTF
- the LOC124300893 gene encoding protein strawberry notch isoform X1, with amino-acid sequence MPRPKRTSTKRYKAEEVSEDSSAGSGSDFDDDEDPDKIEVPGGGKDLATAAGIGGIKEEKPLVPAPLLKGHGGVSTFVEPSPLLNQKFANKLPGGLVTKSNAAPGYEMLRVGGSQGTPAFMGVGGMGPVGQMAANNPYAFPPSLASLAGYNPAALFQHSKSPSAMEMSNMMGMGSLMGLGSMAGLNPFMLQQFLTQNGMHPNWSGGLSGKAVSQLWMNSGDPGKMNMQPTLPEEEEVDDEDMGVAETYADYMPTKLKLGRKHPDPVVETASLSSVEPTDVWYKVVIPEEIIRSGALSALQLESITYASQQHEHLLPDGTRAGFLIGDGAGVGKGRTIAGIIFENYLRGRKRAIWVSVSNDLKYDAERDLKDIGAGKIEVHPLNKFKYAKISSAVNSNVKKGVIFSTYSALIGESSQSGGKYKSRLKQLLQWCGEDFDGLIVFDECHRAKNLCPTGSSKPTKTGLTVLELQNKLPKARVVYASATGASEPRNMAYMVRCGMWGEGTPFPEFTDFIAAVEKRGVGAMEIVAMDMKLRGMYIARQLSFHGVAFKIEEVPLSKEFTKVYDTSVKLWVEAMQKFQEAAELIDAENRMKKTMWGQFWSSHQRFFKYLCIAAKVKHAVAVAREAVKCGKCVVIGLQSTGEARTLEQLERDDGELSDFVSTAKGVLQTLVEKHFPAPDRNRIHRLLGLEPPKSGKSHNGDFEEAGGSTGKRKPVRQAAQRASKKVKTWSTDDDVSEDDRNGGGRSSGSEFKLSGTESEDDNRSDDESNASSDFNPFYSDSDSDADPWDRRKKKGKKHKKSPKKRLSTQDKIQSMLASKTSHNKNKRNGESGMGMPGMGLSMSQAPPRDAIERACCIKEELLAQIESLGDKLPPNTLDQLIDELGGPENVAEMTGRKGRVVQTEDGAIQYESRSEVDVPLETLNLTEKQRFMDGEKTVAIISEAASSGISLQSDRRARNQMRRVHITLELPWSADRAIQQFGRTHRSNQVNAPEYIFLISDLAGERRFASIVAKRLESLGALTHGDRRATETRDLSQFNIDNKYGRAALEATMKTIMGYESPLVPPPQDYKGDFFKDVADALVGVGLICNSESMPGVLTLDKDYNNMSKFLNRILGMPVDLQNRLFKYFTDTLNAIVTQAKKTGRFDMGILDLGTSGENVKRVKLYRFLRKHATGIAPTELHIVHVERGMSWAEAMDRWESLTGSKEGFYLSHQVRNGKQTAILAVAVESGKKKGENRKDHLYTVYRPNTGLQLRQETLGELEKKYKKVETEEAEPHWTQQYDASVDTCSHAYWRGNCKNTTLGLDCEVGLRRRSYNVLAGSVLSVWSRVENVLATRSGHNSKMQVVRLRTDESLKIVGTLIPKSCMEALREALSSDAEKTEEQTF
- the LOC124300893 gene encoding protein strawberry notch isoform X3, which codes for MSTKRYKAEEVSEDSSAGSGSDFDDDEDPDKIEVPGGGKDLATAAGIGGIKEEKPLVPAPLLKGHGGVSTFVEPSPLLNQKFANKLPGGLVTKSNAAPGYEMLRVGGSQGTPAFMGVGGMGPVGQMAANNPYAFPPSLASLAGYNPAALFQHSKSPSAMEMSNMMGMGSLMGLGSMAGLNPFMLQQFLTQNGMHPNWSGGLSGKAVSQLWMNSGDPGKMNMQPTLPEEEEVDDEDMGVAETYADYMPTKLKLGRKHPDPVVETASLSSVEPTDVWYKVVIPEEIIRSGALSALQLESITYASQQHEHLLPDGTRAGFLIGDGAGVGKGRTIAGIIFENYLRGRKRAIWVSVSNDLKYDAERDLKDIGAGKIEVHPLNKFKYAKISSAVNSNVKKGVIFSTYSALIGESSQSGGKYKSRLKQLLQWCGEDFDGLIVFDECHRAKNLCPTGSSKPTKTGLTVLELQNKLPKARVVYASATGASEPRNMAYMVRCGMWGEGTPFPEFTDFIAAVEKRGVGAMEIVAMDMKLRGMYIARQLSFHGVAFKIEEVPLSKEFTKVYDTSVKLWVEAMQKFQEAAELIDAENRMKKTMWGQFWSSHQRFFKYLCIAAKVKHAVAVAREAVKCGKCVVIGLQSTGEARTLEQLERDDGELSDFVSTAKGVLQTLVEKHFPAPDRNRIHRLLGLEPPKSGKSHNGDFEEAGGSTGKRKPVRQAAQRASKKVKTWSTDDDVSEDDRNGGGRSSGSEFKLSGTESEDDNRSDDESNASSDFNPFYSDSDSDADPWDRRKKKGKKHKKSPKKRLSTQDKIQSMLASKTSHNKNKRNGESGMGMPGMGLSMSQAPPRDAIERACCIKEELLAQIESLGDKLPPNTLDQLIDELGGPENVAEMTGRKGRVVQTEDGAIQYESRSEVDVPLETLNLTEKQRFMDGEKTVAIISEAASSGISLQSDRRARNQMRRVHITLELPWSADRAIQQFGRTHRSNQVNAPEYIFLISDLAGERRFASIVAKRLESLGALTHGDRRATETRDLSQFNIDNKYGRAALEATMKTIMGYESPLVPPPQDYKGDFFKDVADALVGVGLICNSESMPGVLTLDKDYNNMSKFLNRILGMPVDLQNRLFKYFTDTLNAIVTQAKKTGRFDMGILDLGTSGENVKRVKLYRFLRKHATGIAPTELHIVHVERGMSWAEAMDRWESLTGSKEGFYLSHQVRNGKQTAILAVAVESGKKKGENRKDHLYTVYRPNTGLQLRQETLGELEKKYKKVETEEAEPHWTQQYDASVDTCSHAYWRGNCKNTTLGLDCEVGLRRRSYNVLAGSVLSVWSRVENVLATRSGHNSKMQVVRLRTDESLKIVGTLIPKSCMEALREALSSDAEKTEEQTF
- the LOC124300893 gene encoding protein strawberry notch isoform X7 encodes the protein MTRPHSMEMSNMMGMGSLMGLGSMAGLNPFMLQQFLTQNGMHPNWSGGLSGKAVSQLWMNSGDPGKMNMQPTLPEEEEVDDEDMGVAETYADYMPTKLKLGRKHPDPVVETASLSSVEPTDVWYKVVIPEEIIRSGALSALQLESITYASQQHEHLLPDGTRAGFLIGDGAGVGKGRTIAGIIFENYLRGRKRAIWVSVSNDLKYDAERDLKDIGAGKIEVHPLNKFKYAKISSAVNSNVKKGVIFSTYSALIGESSQSGGKYKSRLKQLLQWCGEDFDGLIVFDECHRAKNLCPTGSSKPTKTGLTVLELQNKLPKARVVYASATGASEPRNMAYMVRCGMWGEGTPFPEFTDFIAAVEKRGVGAMEIVAMDMKLRGMYIARQLSFHGVAFKIEEVPLSKEFTKVYDTSVKLWVEAMQKFQEAAELIDAENRMKKTMWGQFWSSHQRFFKYLCIAAKVKHAVAVAREAVKCGKCVVIGLQSTGEARTLEQLERDDGELSDFVSTAKGVLQTLVEKHFPAPDRNRIHRLLGLEPPKSGKSHNGDFEEAGGSTGKRKPVRQAAQRASKKVKTWSTDDDVSEDDRNGGGRSSGSEFKLSGTESEDDNRSDDESNASSDFNPFYSDSDSDADPWDRRKKKGKKHKKSPKKRLSTQDKIQSMLASKTSHNKNKRNGESGMGMPGMGLSMSQAPPRDAIERACCIKEELLAQIESLGDKLPPNTLDQLIDELGGPENVAEMTGRKGRVVQTEDGAIQYESRSEVDVPLETLNLTEKQRFMDGEKTVAIISEAASSGISLQSDRRARNQMRRVHITLELPWSADRAIQQFGRTHRSNQVNAPEYIFLISDLAGERRFASIVAKRLESLGALTHGDRRATETRDLSQFNIDNKYGRAALEATMKTIMGYESPLVPPPQDYKGDFFKDVADALVGVGLICNSESMPGVLTLDKDYNNMSKFLNRILGMPVDLQNRLFKYFTDTLNAIVTQAKKTGRFDMGILDLGTSGENVKRVKLYRFLRKHATGIAPTELHIVHVERGMSWAEAMDRWESLTGSKEGFYLSHQVRNGKQTAILAVAVESGKKKGENRKDHLYTVYRPNTGLQLRQETLGELEKKYKKVETEEAEPHWTQQYDASVDTCSHAYWRGNCKNTTLGLDCEVGLRRRSYNVLAGSVLSVWSRVENVLATRSGHNSKMQVVRLRTDESLKIVGTLIPKSCMEALREALSSDAEKTEEQTF
- the LOC124300893 gene encoding protein strawberry notch isoform X4 — translated: MPRPKRTSTKRYKAEEVSEDSSAGSGSDFDDDEDPDKIEVPGGGKDLATAAGIGGIKEEKPLVPAPLLKGHGGVSILNQKFANKLPGGLVTKSNAAPGYEMLRVGGSQGTPAFMGVGGMGPVGQMAANNPYAFPPSLASLAGYNPAALFQHSKSPSAMEMSNMMGMGSLMGLGSMAGLNPFMLQQFLTQNGMHPNWSGGLSGKAVSQLWMNSGDPGKMNMQPTLPEEEEVDDEDMGVAETYADYMPTKLKLGRKHPDPVVETASLSSVEPTDVWYKVVIPEEIIRSGALSALQLESITYASQQHEHLLPDGTRAGFLIGDGAGVGKGRTIAGIIFENYLRGRKRAIWVSVSNDLKYDAERDLKDIGAGKIEVHPLNKFKYAKISSAVNSNVKKGVIFSTYSALIGESSQSGGKYKSRLKQLLQWCGEDFDGLIVFDECHRAKNLCPTGSSKPTKTGLTVLELQNKLPKARVVYASATGASEPRNMAYMVRCGMWGEGTPFPEFTDFIAAVEKRGVGAMEIVAMDMKLRGMYIARQLSFHGVAFKIEEVPLSKEFTKVYDTSVKLWVEAMQKFQEAAELIDAENRMKKTMWGQFWSSHQRFFKYLCIAAKVKHAVAVAREAVKCGKCVVIGLQSTGEARTLEQLERDDGELSDFVSTAKGVLQTLVEKHFPAPDRNRIHRLLGLEPPKSGKSHNGDFEEAGGSTGKRKPVRQAAQRASKKVKTWSTDDDVSEDDRNGGGRSSGSEFKLSGTESEDDNRSDDESNASSDFNPFYSDSDSDADPWDRRKKKGKKHKKSPKKRLSTQDKIQSMLASKTSHNKNKRNGESGMGMPGMGLSMSQAPPRDAIERACCIKEELLAQIESLGDKLPPNTLDQLIDELGGPENVAEMTGRKGRVVQTEDGAIQYESRSEVDVPLETLNLTEKQRFMDGEKTVAIISEAASSGISLQSDRRARNQMRRVHITLELPWSADRAIQQFGRTHRSNQVNAPEYIFLISDLAGERRFASIVAKRLESLGALTHGDRRATETRDLSQFNIDNKYGRAALEATMKTIMGYESPLVPPPQDYKGDFFKDVADALVGVGLICNSESMPGVLTLDKDYNNMSKFLNRILGMPVDLQNRLFKYFTDTLNAIVTQAKKTGRFDMGILDLGTSGENVKRVKLYRFLRKHATGIAPTELHIVHVERGMSWAEAMDRWESLTGSKEGFYLSHQVRNGKQTAILAVAVESGKKKGENRKDHLYTVYRPNTGLQLRQETLGELEKKYKKVETEEAEPHWTQQYDASVDTCSHAYWRGNCKNTTLGLDCEVGLRRRSYNVLAGSVLSVWSRVENVLATRSGHNSKMQVVRLRTDESLKIVGTLIPKSCMEALREALSSDAEKTEEQTF